The Streptomyces sp. NBC_00459 DNA segment GTGCCGCAGCCGATGTCGAGCACACGGTCGTGAGAGCCGACGCGGGCAGCGGCGCGAAGGTGTTCGTTGTGCAGGCGCAGTTCCGCGTCGTAGTCGAAAAGGTCGGACATCACCGTCACCGGGTCCTCTCCATGTCGATACCGATGTCTGCCGGGCCGTCGCGGAGTACGCCTCGCACCTGATCCAGCGTCACCGTTTCCGGCGCGAACTCCGCGAGCCACCACGTGGCGCCCGCCTTGGCGTACGGTGCCGGATCGGCGCCGGGCGGGAGGGGGACCGCGATGTCGTACGGGGTCGTGTCAGGCCGACGCAGTTCGGTGACGGTGGTGACGATGTCGGTGAGCTGGTCCGGGTGTTCGAGATTGACCGGGACGAAACCCTCGTGCCGGGCGGCGCGGCGCAGTGGTCTCACGTTACCGGGAAGTCCTGCCACCCACACCGGCACGCCGGGTCGCTGCACGGGCCTCGGAAGGAAGGAGATGCCGTCGACGGTGTAGTGGCGGCTGTGGTGGTGCACCGGCCTGCCGGACCACGCCGCGGTGAGAATCTCCAGTGATTCGTCGAGCAGGCGGCCCCGCTGCCGGTCGTCGAGTTCCTCGCCGGTCGCGGACAGCTCGCAGGCGAAGCGATCGCTGCCGAGACCGACGCCGAGCGTGAGGCGTCCGCCGCCGAGCCGGTCCAGCGTCGCGGTCTCCCTGGCGACCTTGGCCGGCCGGCGCCGGGCGAGGGGTGTGACCATGGGGCCGAACCGGAGACATTCGGTGGCCGTGGCGATCGCGGCCAGGGTGATCCACGGGTCGGCGACCTGCTGGACGGGCGCCCGCCAGCGCAGATGGTCCCATACGAACACGCCGTGCCAGCCTGCCTCTTCCGCCTCCGCGGCCAGACGTGCGACCGCTGTCGGATCGGCGAGTTCGTCGAAGAGCGGCAGCCAGAGCGCCGACCGCAACCGGGTCATGGACGGCCGCCTCGGGTGTGCCGGAGCAGAGCCGGGACGAACGCGTCCCACAGCGGCTTCGGCAGGTCGTGCCCGGCGCCTTCGAGGACCAGCAGCGTCGAGCCGGGAATCGCGTCGCGCAGCGCATGTCCGTGGGGGAGTGGGAGAAACGGGTCGTGGTCGCCGTGCACCACCAGGGTCGGTGCCTTGATGGCGGCGAAGTCGCGGGACGACCCGTCGAAGGTCATCGCGTAGTGGTTGACGAGGGTGGACGCGATGTCGCGCGTGCGGGCCACGTCCCGCTCGACCAGCGCGCGCACGGCGGTCTCGTCGAAGTAGGGCGAGCCGCCCGAGCACGCTTTTGCCGATGCGACGACGAAGTCCACCACCGCCCCGGAATCGGCGGGGTCCGGGTCGGCGGGGAGGCAGCTGGCGAGCTCGGGCGACGACGGCGGGAGTCCGTCCTCGCCCGTGGAGGTGGAGACGAACGTCAGTGACTCCACCCGGTCTGGGTGGTCCACTCCGATGATGAGCCCGATTCCGCCTGCCATGGACCGGCAGACGATGTGTGCGCGCTCGACGTCCAGGGCGTCCAGGATGCCCAGCGCGTCCCCGGCCAGGTCGGTGAACGCGTAGC contains these protein-coding regions:
- a CDS encoding LLM class flavin-dependent oxidoreductase codes for the protein MTRLRSALWLPLFDELADPTAVARLAAEAEEAGWHGVFVWDHLRWRAPVQQVADPWITLAAIATATECLRFGPMVTPLARRRPAKVARETATLDRLGGGRLTLGVGLGSDRFACELSATGEELDDRQRGRLLDESLEILTAAWSGRPVHHHSRHYTVDGISFLPRPVQRPGVPVWVAGLPGNVRPLRRAARHEGFVPVNLEHPDQLTDIVTTVTELRRPDTTPYDIAVPLPPGADPAPYAKAGATWWLAEFAPETVTLDQVRGVLRDGPADIGIDMERTR
- a CDS encoding alpha/beta fold hydrolase, whose amino-acid sequence is MTNHLSHGEHLVEINDVELCFETFGNPAHPAILLIDGATASMLWWEAELCEQIARGDRFVIRYDNRDTGRSTNYPPGRPGYAFTDLAGDALGILDALDVERAHIVCRSMAGGIGLIIGVDHPDRVESLTFVSTSTGEDGLPPSSPELASCLPADPDPADSGAVVDFVVASAKACSGGSPYFDETAVRALVERDVARTRDIASTLVNHYAMTFDGSSRDFAAIKAPTLVVHGDHDPFLPLPHGHALRDAIPGSTLLVLEGAGHDLPKPLWDAFVPALLRHTRGGRP